The genomic stretch CCGCCTCCatttccatctccatctccatctccatgaggcGCAGCGGTTGCTAGGGTTTAGTTAATGGGGGCACAAGGTTGCGGATGGAGCGACGACGATGACCCGGAATCGCGGGGAGCGGGCATGGGCGGAGGAGGCAAGCGGCGCCGtgggggcggccggcggcggtgcggtcgggtggaaacggaacggaacGGAACCGGATGGGGACAGCCCGGACCAACTTTTTTTCCTTAGCTTTTCGAGAGAAtaaccaaaataccactagtaaAAACAAAAgtgccaaaataccactagtCAAAACCAAAGTACCAAAATGTCACTCAAGTTTGGTTTTTCatgccaaaataccactagtgTCTAACTAGTACTAACAATCTTACATAAAGACACAAACACCCCTATCTCTGTTCAACACTATTTCAATGGCCATTTGAGAGCACTGAAACTTCTGCCAATTATTGTCCTCTCAGTTGAGCACGAGATCTTTACCAGAAAATTGATATAAACTATAGGAGCAGGGTAACGATTGTAGGTGGTTAGATCCAAACCATGTATACATCAGGAATCAAAGTTGAGAATCATTTAAGGAATTGAACGGGGAATAGAGGTGAGTAACAAGGAGCAAGGATGAGGGTGAACAACACGAAATGGGAAACTTGATTCAATTCATTTATTCCATGCCCTCTCGTTGGCTGCTGCTTCCTTTCCTTGCATGCGAGGCACGGGGGGCGGCATCGACGCGGGGGGCTAGCGGCAGGGCGGCGTGGCACAGGGGACTATGGCGTCGCCATTGTTTCTGAGAAGgtagttttttttcttctttagaTGAAGACGAGGACAATTTTGGCATGTCACAAAAATTAGACGGATTGACTAATGGACTCTGTTTGACTCTACACGGTAGTggcattttggcatgagaaaactgAAACTAAGTGGTATTTTGGCTCTTTAGTTTTTAGTAGTGTCATTTTAGCACTTTCGGTTTTGAGTAGTGGTATTTTGGCTATTCTCTCTTTTCCTTATGCTTCGATGTGTTTGTCAGATATTATTGTCATGTCTCTTGGTTTAACATGAAATTGTGTTGtctctttgttttgtttctccaaTTTTTCAGAGAATGCCAATTTTTACTCGACGTGCGATGGGTATAACCTATAGCTAATAAGCAATAAATAGGTTTTCCCCTTAGTGGAGCCGCTTGGGAGCAAAAATTGCGTGGTATCAAACAGGCCGAAACCCTCACGGGCCGTACTCTGCGAGGCTTTGTCCGAACAATTCGGCCCAGTTCACTATACTCCAAGCTTGTCGAGGTGTCGCCGCCGAAGGCGAAGTGAGGCGGCGGGGGGCTGCTGGAAATGGCCGCCGAGGGGATCGGCCCCGGCTGCGCGTGCCCATAGGTTCTGATCTACGGCCAGGTGGTGTTTCCAGGGGCATGGCGCCGTCCGCGTGGAGGCCGGCGGCGTCGCAAGTGAAGACACTGCTCCAGGTGACGAATAACCCCCTCTCCTCCCTATGTATATGGTTTGCTGTCAGGCACGAACTGTCGAAGTGTGCTGGTCTTCCTGCATGAAATGGGAATTTGTATGCTGGAGTTGGGAGATCTCTGCTACTGTTTGCAGCACTCTGGGGAAGATGGGGTTGAGTTGGAAGATAGTGTGTTCTGTTGCGTGTGCTATCAGCCTGTTCCAAACCAATATTGtagttttcacttttcagtctacTGTAAGGTCTGTTTCTGCCTAAGCATTTTGGTGCAGTTAGCACAGCTGAACTAGACTTCAGTTGATGCAAAATTGTAGCTACCGCCGCACTACTTTCAGTTCAGAACTTTTTGCTCCTTTTGAGTAGAATGGCATACCACACCGTAGATGGTTTCATTATCTAATACAACTCTCAAAGGTTCCGTAACATTTTCTTCAGATGGTGAAAGTGTCAGCTAATGCATCCGGGTTTTTTATGGCATAGTTAGTTCTCTTTTCTACAGTTTTACTTTTTgttgtgctttttttttttccatttttggcCAAGAATTTTGGCTTCTTGGCCTCTGTACTCTTGCGCCTTCTTGGCGTTTTTGTACAAAGGAAGCACGtttgagagagaaaaaaaattgTGTCAGGTAAATCACATTGTACATTTCTTGATTTTTATCAGGGCTCCTCCTTTTGAGGTCTTAATGTTATCATGCATAAAAAACCTTTGTTGAATAGGTTGCAGCGTCAAATATTCCCAGGCTACGGAAAATATAGCATGCATGCATTACTTAACATGATATATAAAAGACGGCACCAGACTCTTTGTTGAATAGGTTGCAGCGTCAAATATTCCCAGGCTCTAGTTTTTGAGGGCTCTCAGCCACATGGATAGTTTAATATTCTCACCAGCGCCTGAGTCCTGACATTATCTTCCAAGAACCCGTTCTCATTTTCCCAAATTTGCATCAGGGCATTTGAAATAATAAGTAACTATCCTGATGTGCTACTATCTTATTGGTGGATCTTGGCCTAATCCACAGTGGCATGTACACACTGAAATCAAGAATTGCTTTCATGTTTCTTCCTTTCCCTTTCCTTTTGAGGAAGATTGGAAGAATGTAGATGATGGTCCACCATATgaagttgaagaaaataggagTGCAACTAGACTAGAAGCAATGGCCTGACTTTCTTGCTCTGCGTCGTCTCTATGGACTGTTGCTAGCACTGCAGCTTACTTGTTCTGTAGCTTATACTGGCCTGCATGAACATGGGGAGGCTTGACAGAAGGGTCATTAATGCAGTGGTCACTGATCAATTGCAAGCACAATTATGATATCCTGCCTGGAGGATTCAAGTGGAAGCAATCACAGCTATACCAGACGTGGATTATTGCTTGGTTTCTATCTTCAAGATGTTTACAGAAAACCCAGAGTTTGCCAGCATTCTGACTTGCAAGTACGGCATTGAGCTGCTTGATGCCTGTACTTACTGCCTCTCAGAGGAATGGCCAAGATATATACTCATGCCATCCAGCCAAATTTCTCATCAATCGGTAAATCACTCGACCTCTTGATTTTCTTGCCATAATGCACAATCTTAGTATCTACACTTGTGATTTATCTGTGAGCCACAACATATAAATGACATAACACTTATGTTGTGCTGCAATCTTAGTAGAAGGTTCATGTGTATGTACCTAGTTGACAACGGTGTATTAAACATCAGTCAGACAGTGCTAGGTGAAGGTGGTCACCTATTGGGGAGGATTAGGTCTAGAATAGCTTGTCAAATGGAAAAACCTACAGCATGATTTTTTGAGACTGATCTGATTCACTGTTTGCTTTAAAGAAGAGAAGACCCGGTAATATGGCTGTGTTTAATTGAGCCTTGAGAGTAATCTAACATAAAGAAACAATCTAACCAGGGATTCACAATCAAACTAACAAATAGATCTAATCTCTAGCAAAGGAAACAGGCTGTTTATGCATAATAACCACTGTGAATAGTATTCCCCAAACATGTGGTGCTATAGTACCTTGTGTAACAAGAAGCAAAAGACAAACTCAGATCGACCTTATTTCCACAATTTGACATTGAACACGTAGGGGGCTCCCCAACGGTTTtatggtaaaaaaaaaaattgacattgAAAAGTGGATGTGCAGTAGAACAGCACCATCTCCCTTTTCAGGATGTACGTGATCTGACCTGATGTATGCCCTAAACGTTGCATCACACTGTTCATTTGTTAGTTAAATTTATATGTGGCTGTATATTTTCCAATCATGTGTTGACCTACAAGTCTACAACTGATTGGAATGTACTGAATATTTCTGCCTCAGTTTGGATTGCCGTTTAGGTTGTGTGAACTCCGAAAGTTGTGAATTGGAGTCTGGAGTTAGTTCTCACTTTTCTGGAGGTTGCTTTAACTAAAGTGGATCAACATCCGGTCTGACACAGTTGGAGGAAAGATCGAGAGATAGAAGTTACGAGGGAACAATAGTTTGCTGAAAAGGCAATAGCACATTACCACCGTACAACCATAACTTCCGTACAGAGCTAATCACTATTACACAGGTTGTGGACACATACACTACACCATCATAATGCTGGGAGTTGATGTCGTAGAGCCAAAATTTTGGGGACTATTCTGTTATCTAACTAGTCCCCACCGTGCACAGTGCCTGCAACTCAACCAGCCATTCCTATCATTTTGCTTTGCTTCCATCGTTGTTGCCGTCAACAATGTGGAAGAGGTCGAGACGGCTGTGGCTCAGGCGGAGCGAGTACATTGCCGTCTTGTACTCGGCCCAGGTGAATGACCGGTATCGGCGTGGCAAGACCGCGGTGACCATCTCTGGGAGCGCCGAGATTCGTGTATGCGGTGCTGGGCCTGCAAAGTAGATTGTAGACAGCCTTGGCCTGCAGGCAGTTGCAATTACCCTGTGTCGGACGCTTACTAGCCGCCCATTTGTCAGAGCCTGAAAGGAGAAGGCATACAAAAAGATAAGACACCAAATCTCAGGCACATAAATTTTGTTACATCATTAAGGATTTGTTAAATTCTCAAAATCAGCTGTAGTtgcaggattttttttttgtcaaatagTAAGAGGTAATTGAGGAAACAAAAAAAATgggtttggaaaaaagaaaaatatcaTGTTGGCACGTCTTTTGACAAAAGTAGAAATAGTTTTCAATCTGGGTGTCCAATCATAAGTTTTATGTACTAATAAAGATCATTTTTACTCATGTTTTCAGTAGTAAATAAGGTGTTCTCATGAAATGCTGGAAATAAATTGCTTAAACTTTTAAATCATGTGTGACTACTAATGGTTAGTTGCATGCTTAACTTGTAAATCATTTTTACCCTTTGTTTGCTTTAGAATCCATTGCTTTTTCCCATTTGTTTAACAGTTCCTATAAGCATAGTTTGTCCTCTAAGCAAATATATCTAATGCTGTTCGTTTTTCTTTAAGGTTAACTGATGCACTACCTGGAGGAGATCACCAACATTGACGAAAAATGCTGATGGGTCAGCTGGCACCTGAACCCACCTCTCCTTGCCAGAGACGTCTGGTAGAAGCACCTGCAGACCGTCGACGTCGTTTGCTCGGAGCAAGCTAAGGATCTGGGGGTCGGAGTGCTCACCGAAACCGATCCGCCCGCCCACCGCCGTCGGGTTCCCACCATTGCTAGCCTTGGTCCTGGCAATCCTCTTGAGCTTGCATTGGTCATCATGGTCAAGCTTATGAGTGGTACATGATGGTGGATAGTGGTTGATCCTCAGGAGGGAGTCACTGTCAGTTTCCGTGATGAGCT from Lolium rigidum isolate FL_2022 chromosome 4, APGP_CSIRO_Lrig_0.1, whole genome shotgun sequence encodes the following:
- the LOC124708952 gene encoding gibberellin 2-beta-dioxygenase 1-like, which translates into the protein MVVPSTTTPARQDTVALLLPPPSPGGGAIPTVDMSAPRGRVALSQQVARACAEQGFFRAVNHGVPPAGPAARLDAATSAFFALAAHEKQRAGPPNPLGYGCRSIGFKGDVGELEYLLLNANPAAVAHRATSIDTNDPSRFSSVVNEYVEAVKQLACDILDLLGEGLGLKDPGFFSKLITETDSDSLLRINHYPPSCTTHKLDHDDQCKLKRIARTKASNGGNPTAVGGRIGFGEHSDPQILSLLRANDVDGLQVLLPDVSGKERWVQVPADPSAFFVNVGDLLQALTNGRLVSVRHRVIATACRPRLSTIYFAGPAPHTRISALPEMVTAVLPRRYRSFTWAEYKTAMYSLRLSHSRLDLFHIVDGNNDGSKAK